In Bradyrhizobium sp. CCBAU 051011, the following are encoded in one genomic region:
- the metK gene encoding methionine adenosyltransferase: MRASYLFTSESVSEGHPDKVCDRISDEIVDLFFREGAKAGVDPWSIRAACETLATTNKVVIAGETRGPSSVTNEQIEQVARGAIKDIGYEQEGFHWKNADVQVLLHPQSADIAQGVDAHQPGTNREEGAGDQGIMFGYATNETSELMPAPIFYAHKILRLISEARRAGEEKVLGPDSKSQVTVQYESGKPIGIREIVVSHQHLIEDMSSSQVRERVEPYVRAALPEDWISDKTIWHINPTGKFFVGGPNGDAGLTGRKIIVDTYGGAAPHGGGAFSGKDSTKVDRSAAYAARYLAKNIVAAGLADRVTLQLSYAIGVARPLSIYINTHATGKVADDKLEKAIAESMDLTPRGIRRHLQLNKPIYARTAAYGHFGRTPESDGGFSWEKTDLTDALKRAVQ, encoded by the coding sequence ATGCGCGCATCCTATCTCTTCACCAGCGAGTCCGTGTCGGAAGGCCATCCCGACAAGGTATGCGACCGCATCTCCGACGAGATTGTCGACCTGTTCTTTCGCGAGGGCGCCAAGGCCGGCGTAGACCCCTGGAGCATCCGCGCCGCCTGCGAGACGCTCGCAACCACGAACAAGGTGGTGATCGCGGGCGAGACGCGCGGGCCATCCTCAGTGACCAACGAGCAGATCGAGCAGGTCGCGCGCGGGGCAATCAAGGACATTGGTTACGAGCAGGAGGGCTTCCATTGGAAAAATGCCGACGTGCAAGTGTTGCTGCATCCGCAGTCGGCCGATATCGCGCAGGGCGTCGACGCACACCAGCCCGGCACCAACCGCGAGGAGGGCGCCGGCGACCAGGGCATCATGTTTGGCTATGCCACCAATGAGACATCGGAGTTGATGCCTGCGCCGATCTTCTATGCGCACAAGATCCTGCGGCTGATTTCGGAAGCGCGGCGTGCAGGTGAGGAAAAGGTGCTGGGCCCCGACTCCAAGAGCCAGGTCACGGTGCAGTACGAGAGTGGCAAGCCGATCGGCATCCGCGAGATCGTGGTCTCCCACCAGCACCTGATCGAGGACATGAGTTCCAGCCAGGTGCGCGAGCGGGTCGAGCCCTATGTGCGCGCAGCGCTGCCAGAAGATTGGATCTCGGACAAGACCATCTGGCACATCAACCCGACCGGCAAATTCTTCGTCGGCGGTCCGAACGGCGATGCCGGGCTCACCGGCCGAAAGATCATCGTCGATACCTATGGCGGCGCGGCGCCACATGGCGGCGGCGCGTTCTCCGGCAAGGATTCAACCAAGGTGGACCGTTCTGCGGCCTATGCGGCGCGCTACCTCGCAAAAAACATCGTTGCCGCCGGGCTCGCCGACAGGGTGACCTTGCAGCTCTCCTACGCGATCGGGGTAGCGCGACCGCTGTCGATCTATATCAACACCCACGCCACTGGAAAGGTCGCCGACGACAAGCTGGAAAAGGCCATCGCCGAGTCGATGGATCTGACGCCACGCGGCATCCGCAGGCATCTCCAGCTCAACAAGCCGATCTATGCCCGCACCGCGGCCTATGGCCATTTCGGCCGCACGCCGGAAAGCGACGGCGGTTTCTCCTGGGAAAAAACCGATCTCACCGACGCGCTGAAGCGCGCCGTGCAATAG
- a CDS encoding SulP family inorganic anion transporter: MTAIDDRTAQRTFEDSPSIGSMLTSPREFTRETLAGVVTALALIPEVISFSFVSGVDPKVALFSSVVLGLVMSVLGGRPAMVTAAAGSIALVIGPMVKAYGPGYILPTIILAGIVQIAFGLLGMARLTRFIPRSVMIGFVNSLGILIFFAQVPHILNVLWIVYPLFALTIAIVLLAPRVITIIPAPLIAIVIVTAIVISGHLTVPNVGGSGGAMAPGLPGITHFVVPLNLETLSIVWPTALSVAFVGLLETLLTAKLVDDVTDSRSHKGKESWALGVANIAAGFYGGIAGCAMIAQTVVNVKIGGGRSRISTVAAAIVLLVLVTVLSSLMAQIPLVALAAVMMIAAVKTFDWHSVMPSTLKRMPKSETAVLVVTVVITVATGNLAFGIAGGVLLAMVLFARRVAHVIRVERVPSEDGSSVRYAVHGPLFFGSSNDFVERFSYRADPKEITVDLTSSQIWDASSVAALDAIETKYRALGHSIKFTGLDPRSLAFHGRLTGQLNGQ; this comes from the coding sequence ATGACCGCGATCGACGACCGCACGGCGCAGAGGACATTCGAGGATTCGCCCTCGATCGGCTCGATGCTGACCTCGCCGAGGGAATTCACACGCGAGACGCTGGCTGGCGTGGTAACGGCACTCGCGCTGATCCCCGAGGTGATTTCGTTCTCCTTTGTCTCTGGCGTCGACCCCAAGGTCGCGTTGTTCTCGTCGGTCGTGCTCGGGCTTGTGATGTCCGTGCTCGGTGGCCGGCCCGCCATGGTGACGGCGGCTGCAGGCTCGATTGCGCTCGTGATCGGGCCGATGGTGAAGGCCTATGGGCCCGGCTACATCCTGCCGACCATCATCCTGGCCGGTATCGTCCAGATCGCATTTGGCCTTTTGGGGATGGCGCGACTGACCCGCTTCATCCCGCGTTCAGTGATGATCGGCTTCGTCAATTCGCTGGGCATCCTGATCTTCTTCGCCCAAGTGCCCCACATTTTGAACGTTCTCTGGATCGTCTATCCCCTGTTCGCGCTGACAATTGCAATCGTGCTGCTGGCGCCACGGGTGATCACCATAATTCCGGCGCCGCTGATCGCCATTGTCATTGTCACGGCGATCGTCATCTCAGGTCATCTCACGGTGCCCAATGTCGGCGGCAGTGGCGGCGCGATGGCGCCGGGCCTGCCGGGCATCACGCATTTCGTAGTGCCGCTCAATCTGGAGACGCTCAGCATCGTCTGGCCGACCGCGCTCAGCGTGGCTTTTGTCGGACTGCTGGAGACGCTGCTCACGGCAAAACTGGTCGATGACGTCACCGACAGCCGCTCGCACAAGGGCAAGGAATCCTGGGCGCTCGGCGTCGCCAATATCGCGGCCGGTTTCTATGGCGGCATCGCCGGCTGCGCCATGATTGCGCAGACTGTCGTCAATGTGAAGATCGGCGGCGGCCGCTCGCGGATATCGACTGTTGCTGCGGCGATCGTGCTGCTGGTGCTGGTTACGGTGCTTAGCAGTCTGATGGCGCAGATTCCGCTCGTGGCGTTGGCGGCCGTCATGATGATTGCCGCGGTGAAGACGTTCGATTGGCACAGCGTGATGCCCTCCACGCTCAAGCGCATGCCGAAGTCGGAAACCGCAGTGCTGGTAGTGACGGTGGTCATCACGGTCGCAACCGGCAATCTCGCCTTCGGCATCGCCGGCGGCGTGCTGCTTGCCATGGTGCTCTTCGCCAGACGCGTCGCTCATGTCATCCGCGTCGAGCGAGTGCCGAGCGAGGACGGCAGTTCAGTCCGCTACGCCGTGCACGGACCCTTGTTCTTCGGGAGCAGCAACGACTTCGTCGAGCGCTTTTCGTATCGTGCGGATCCAAAGGAGATCACTGTCGATCTCACATCGTCCCAGATATGGGATGCTTCAAGTGTCGCCGCACTCGACGCGATCGAAACGAAGTACCGCGCGCTGGGTCACTCCATCAAATTCACCGGGCTCGATCCGCGAAGTCTTGCCTTTCACGGAAGGCTGACGGGTCAATTGAACGGACAATAG